Proteins encoded within one genomic window of Mycolicibacterium aubagnense:
- a CDS encoding wax ester/triacylglycerol synthase domain-containing protein, which translates to MTVADNTIDLGDQASFTGLRALGRGPLIQYTWIYEHPVDLDGLRRLHRNLGSGGLLGRRIERSPLPFGRHRWVRSTGPLDLDIATETRPVAELNDWINERAYIPVDPEYGPPWHLGVQPLEGGGAAVSLVASHTVGDGLAVTEAVTEAVNGEPRDLGYPAPGTRSRRQALREDLRQTVRSVPSWFKAVVGAVKIARDQKGDLAASAKSVKAPVSSGITTPVTPPFVTAHIEIEEWHQRAKALGGTSNVMFAALAAQVGQVVGRLGDDGRAMLSFPVNIRTEGDTRGNALSTITVMADPEKVSTDLSELRGDIKRELAGVDEWTRMMLTPLPLTPLVPKFAVRRLEKMVLKVGKPIGCSNLGLFPAAFNRPDGTDADNFHARLVEPGLTPVDLERLNGHLFLVLCQTPTSIIVTVTAWEPGESNTKAALADSTRKALDELGLTGTVD; encoded by the coding sequence ATGACCGTCGCCGACAACACGATCGACCTGGGCGATCAAGCCTCGTTCACCGGCTTACGGGCACTGGGCCGCGGTCCGCTCATCCAGTACACCTGGATCTACGAACATCCGGTTGACCTCGATGGATTGCGCCGGCTACACCGCAACTTGGGATCCGGCGGCCTACTGGGCCGCCGGATCGAACGGTCGCCGCTGCCGTTCGGACGGCACCGGTGGGTCCGCTCGACCGGACCGCTCGATCTCGACATCGCCACCGAGACGCGGCCTGTCGCCGAGCTGAACGACTGGATCAACGAACGCGCATACATTCCGGTCGACCCCGAATACGGCCCGCCGTGGCACCTCGGAGTGCAGCCGCTCGAAGGCGGCGGCGCGGCCGTGTCGCTCGTGGCGTCACACACCGTCGGTGACGGCCTGGCCGTCACCGAAGCCGTCACCGAAGCAGTCAATGGCGAACCCCGCGACCTCGGCTACCCAGCGCCCGGCACCCGGAGCCGGCGCCAGGCGCTGCGCGAAGACCTCCGCCAGACGGTGCGCTCGGTACCCAGTTGGTTCAAGGCGGTGGTCGGGGCCGTGAAGATCGCCCGTGACCAGAAGGGTGACCTGGCCGCGTCCGCCAAATCGGTGAAGGCACCCGTCTCGAGCGGGATCACCACGCCGGTGACGCCGCCCTTCGTCACCGCCCATATCGAGATCGAGGAGTGGCACCAGCGCGCGAAAGCGCTCGGCGGCACCAGCAATGTCATGTTCGCCGCGCTGGCCGCACAGGTCGGTCAGGTCGTGGGACGGTTGGGCGACGACGGCCGGGCCATGCTCTCGTTCCCGGTCAACATCCGCACCGAAGGTGACACCCGGGGCAACGCGCTGAGCACCATCACCGTGATGGCCGACCCCGAGAAGGTCAGCACCGACCTGAGCGAGTTGCGGGGTGACATCAAGCGCGAATTGGCCGGTGTCGACGAGTGGACCCGGATGATGCTGACGCCGCTTCCGCTCACTCCGCTGGTGCCGAAGTTCGCGGTCCGACGCCTGGAGAAGATGGTGCTCAAGGTCGGCAAGCCCATCGGCTGCTCGAACCTCGGCCTGTTCCCCGCCGCGTTCAACCGGCCCGACGGCACCGACGCCGACAACTTCCACGCCCGTCTGGTCGAGCCGGGACTGACGCCGGTGGACCTCGAGCGGCTGAACGGTCACCTGTTCCTGGTGTTGTGCCAGACACCGACGTCGATCATCGTGACGGTCACCGCATGGGAACCGGGCGAATCGAACACCAAAGCGGCACTGGCAGATTCCACCCGAAAGGCGCTGGACGAGCTCGGCCTCACCGGAACCGTCGACTAA
- a CDS encoding DMT family transporter — MPPRPASLLAFVYALGYPIGALAVSALTPMATLVFRFGLAAAILTTWALAARVKWPTGTRLVHVVISGLLTQAVQFICLYLALMHGAPAVLGAVVISMNPVATALLAAVFLGERLTVMRVAALVLGALAVLAACAQRLLMVGGVDAVIVLLVVSLLALASGGVYQQRFCRGVDFRATAALQNAASLIPVAILAAVMPWTVTNLHTAVLAVGAVVLLNATLCMTLYVRAIDRYGAAAVAMLFAVIPAIAGVLSWLLLGQRPDLGVVVGLVLGALACWLNSRAVARTVRPAPPAPATPPLQTAESSRSGPSDRRDQAAECPCP; from the coding sequence ATGCCGCCCCGTCCCGCGTCACTCCTGGCCTTCGTCTACGCGTTGGGTTATCCCATTGGCGCCCTTGCCGTTTCGGCCCTCACACCCATGGCGACACTGGTGTTCCGGTTCGGCCTGGCAGCGGCCATCCTGACCACATGGGCACTGGCCGCGCGTGTGAAATGGCCCACTGGCACCCGGCTGGTGCACGTCGTCATCAGTGGTCTGCTCACCCAGGCCGTGCAATTCATCTGCTTGTATCTGGCGCTGATGCACGGCGCCCCGGCGGTGTTGGGCGCCGTGGTCATCTCGATGAACCCCGTCGCCACCGCCCTGCTCGCTGCCGTGTTCCTGGGTGAACGACTGACGGTCATGCGCGTCGCCGCGCTGGTCCTGGGCGCGCTGGCGGTGCTCGCGGCGTGTGCCCAGCGACTACTCATGGTCGGCGGGGTCGACGCGGTGATCGTGCTGCTGGTCGTCTCGCTGCTGGCGCTGGCCTCGGGCGGCGTCTACCAGCAGCGGTTCTGCCGCGGCGTGGATTTCCGCGCCACCGCGGCGCTGCAGAACGCGGCGTCGTTGATCCCGGTGGCGATCCTGGCCGCCGTCATGCCCTGGACCGTGACCAACTTGCACACCGCCGTCTTGGCGGTCGGCGCCGTGGTGCTGCTCAACGCCACCCTGTGCATGACGCTGTACGTGCGGGCCATCGACCGCTACGGCGCCGCCGCGGTGGCCATGCTGTTCGCCGTGATCCCCGCGATTGCGGGCGTGTTGTCCTGGCTGCTGCTGGGCCAGCGGCCCGACCTCGGTGTGGTGGTCGGCCTCGTGCTCGGCGCCCTGGCCTGCTGGCTCAACTCGCGCGCTGTGGCGCGGACCGTCAGGCCAGCACCTCCAGCACCAGCCACGCCGCCACTGCAGACGGCAGAATCGAGTCGATCCGGTCCATCAGACCGCCGTGACCAGGCAGCAGAGTGCCCATGTCCTTGA
- a CDS encoding ArsR/SmtB family transcription factor, with protein MVDSVLDGPERPLYEIKANLFKALAHPARIRVLEILSTSDGPTPVSDILAASDIEPTLLSQHLAVLKRHHVVSGYRAGNAVYYTLAHPKIAELLLIARTFLADTLAAQRDQLDVVDSLPPIGTSR; from the coding sequence ATGGTCGACAGTGTGCTCGATGGCCCCGAACGGCCGCTGTATGAGATCAAGGCGAACCTCTTCAAAGCGCTGGCGCATCCAGCCCGCATCAGAGTGCTGGAGATTTTGTCGACCTCCGACGGCCCGACTCCGGTGAGCGACATCCTCGCGGCCAGCGATATCGAACCGACACTGCTCTCACAGCATCTGGCCGTGCTCAAACGTCATCACGTGGTCAGCGGGTACCGGGCCGGCAACGCGGTGTACTACACGCTGGCGCACCCGAAGATCGCTGAGCTGCTGCTCATCGCACGCACCTTCCTCGCCGATACCCTTGCCGCCCAACGTGATCAGCTCGACGTCGTCGACTCACTGCCGCCGATCGGCACCAGCCGATGA
- a CDS encoding TetR/AcrR family transcriptional regulator — MDSTASAQNGSVEDASTPSRILVATAEVLARQGQTKLSLSEVATQAGVSRPTLYRWFASKEALLESFGRYERDLFVDGMTAATEGLRGNEKLDAALRFIVQYQKTYSGVRVIDIEPEAVLAQLPNVVPIMRSRLQKLLSGPNAELKAATAIRIAVSHYLVPSDDTEQLLAQLRHAVGLR; from the coding sequence GTGGACAGTACCGCGAGCGCCCAGAACGGCTCAGTCGAGGACGCCTCGACCCCCAGCCGCATCCTGGTGGCGACGGCGGAAGTGCTTGCCCGTCAGGGACAAACCAAGCTCAGCCTGTCCGAGGTCGCGACGCAGGCCGGCGTCTCACGCCCGACTCTGTACCGCTGGTTCGCCTCCAAGGAGGCCCTGCTCGAGTCGTTCGGGCGGTACGAGCGCGACTTGTTCGTCGACGGCATGACAGCCGCCACCGAAGGGCTGCGGGGCAACGAAAAGCTCGATGCCGCACTGCGATTCATCGTGCAGTATCAGAAGACCTACTCCGGGGTGCGAGTCATCGACATCGAGCCCGAGGCCGTGCTGGCACAGCTGCCCAACGTCGTGCCGATCATGCGGAGCCGGTTGCAGAAGCTGCTCTCGGGACCGAACGCCGAATTGAAGGCCGCGACCGCCATCCGGATCGCGGTGTCGCACTACCTCGTCCCGAGCGACGACACCGAGCAGTTGCTGGCACAGCTGCGCCACGCCGTCGGCCTGCGCTAG
- a CDS encoding SulP family inorganic anion transporter: MTTVVGGRIAHFARLLPSRKDYAGLSRSWRRDVLAGVTVGVVALPLALAFGISSGVGAAAGLVTAVVAGLVAAVFGGSHVQVSGPTGAMTVVLAPIVAQYGLGSVAAVTILAGVIVVVAGVTGVGRAVTFIPWPVIEGFTLGIAVIIFLQQVPAAFGQSVPAGRSPLAAAGVVVSHIEMGVARPALLVTALVAALMIGLPRLHPAVPASLVAVVVATAVVAGTGSSANRIGTLPSRLPAPVWPHADLTVLHSLFGAALAIAALAAIESLLSARVAATMSSTGPYDPNRELVGQGLASVASGLFGGMPATGAIARTAVNVRSGARTRVAAIVHSVVLLAVVYLISRLVGTIPLAALSAVLMVTACRMIAPQTVARILRSTRSDAVTFLLTVTVTVCFDLIQAVEIGIAATALFALRALAQRSSVTREDLPGPYLPGDERIALLRLDGAMFFGAAERISTAITDGNHPDTSVVIIRLSQLGMLDATGAHTLTQIVEDLEAQGITVIIKGVRPEHRDLLAGVGIIDSLRHENHLIDTLDDAIAHARSHAVK; this comes from the coding sequence ATGACGACTGTCGTCGGCGGCCGCATTGCTCACTTCGCTCGGTTGCTGCCGTCCCGCAAGGACTATGCCGGCCTCAGCCGTTCGTGGCGGCGTGATGTCCTCGCCGGCGTTACAGTCGGGGTGGTGGCCTTGCCCCTCGCGTTGGCGTTCGGAATCAGTTCGGGTGTCGGCGCGGCGGCCGGGCTGGTCACCGCGGTCGTCGCGGGATTGGTGGCCGCGGTATTCGGCGGCTCGCACGTGCAGGTGTCGGGGCCGACCGGGGCCATGACGGTGGTGCTCGCGCCGATCGTGGCCCAGTACGGACTGGGCAGCGTCGCCGCGGTCACCATCCTGGCCGGAGTCATCGTCGTGGTGGCAGGCGTCACCGGCGTCGGGCGCGCGGTGACGTTCATCCCGTGGCCCGTGATCGAGGGCTTCACCCTGGGTATTGCCGTCATCATCTTTCTGCAGCAGGTCCCGGCCGCGTTCGGGCAGTCGGTACCAGCCGGAAGGTCTCCGCTGGCTGCCGCGGGTGTGGTTGTCTCGCACATCGAGATGGGCGTGGCGCGGCCGGCGCTCCTCGTCACGGCACTGGTGGCGGCGCTGATGATCGGGCTGCCCCGGCTGCACCCCGCGGTGCCCGCGTCGTTGGTGGCAGTCGTGGTGGCGACCGCGGTGGTAGCGGGTACCGGATCGAGCGCGAATCGGATCGGGACGCTGCCGTCGCGGTTGCCCGCACCCGTGTGGCCACACGCCGATTTGACGGTCCTGCACTCCCTGTTCGGCGCGGCACTGGCGATCGCGGCGCTGGCCGCCATCGAGTCGCTGCTGTCGGCGCGGGTGGCGGCGACGATGTCCTCGACCGGCCCTTACGACCCCAACCGGGAACTGGTGGGACAGGGACTGGCTTCGGTCGCCTCCGGGTTGTTCGGCGGCATGCCGGCCACCGGAGCCATAGCCCGCACCGCCGTCAATGTGCGCTCGGGTGCACGGACCCGCGTCGCGGCGATCGTGCACTCGGTCGTGCTCCTCGCCGTGGTGTATCTGATCAGCCGATTGGTCGGGACGATCCCGCTGGCGGCGCTCTCGGCGGTGTTGATGGTGACGGCGTGCCGGATGATCGCACCGCAGACGGTCGCGCGGATTCTTCGGTCCACGCGTTCAGACGCGGTGACGTTTCTGCTGACCGTCACCGTCACCGTCTGTTTCGATCTGATTCAAGCCGTCGAGATCGGTATTGCGGCCACGGCGTTGTTCGCGTTGCGTGCGCTGGCCCAACGCAGCAGCGTCACGCGCGAGGACCTGCCGGGGCCATACCTGCCCGGCGACGAGCGCATCGCCTTGCTGCGGCTCGACGGCGCCATGTTCTTCGGTGCGGCCGAACGGATTTCAACCGCGATCACCGATGGCAACCATCCCGACACGTCGGTCGTCATCATTCGGCTGTCTCAGCTCGGCATGCTCGACGCCACCGGTGCGCACACCCTGACCCAGATCGTCGAAGACCTTGAGGCGCAGGGAATCACGGTGATCATCAAAGGCGTCCGGCCCGAACATCGCGATCTCCTCGCCGGTGTCGGCATCATCGACTCCTTGCGGCATGAGAACCACCTGATCGACACGCTGGACGATGCCATCGCCCATGCCCGCAGCCACGCCGTCAAGTAA
- the frr gene encoding ribosome recycling factor translates to MIEETLFDAEEKMDKAVAVARDDLASIRTGRANPGMFNRINIEYYGSMTPITQLASINVPEARLVVIKPYEANQLKAIEDSIRNSDLGVNPSNDGSVIRISIPQLTEERRKELVKQAKGKGEDAKVSVRNIRRKAMDELSRIKKDGEAGEDEVARAEKDLDKTTATYTAQIDDLVKHKEGELLEV, encoded by the coding sequence GTGATCGAGGAAACCCTCTTCGATGCCGAAGAGAAGATGGACAAGGCCGTCGCGGTGGCACGTGACGACCTGGCGTCGATCCGCACCGGCCGGGCCAATCCAGGCATGTTCAACCGGATCAACATCGAGTACTACGGCTCGATGACGCCCATCACCCAGCTGGCGAGCATCAATGTCCCCGAGGCGCGCCTGGTGGTCATCAAGCCCTACGAGGCCAACCAACTGAAGGCCATCGAGGACTCCATCCGGAACTCGGACCTCGGTGTCAACCCGAGCAACGACGGCAGCGTCATCCGCATCTCCATTCCGCAGCTGACCGAGGAACGCCGCAAGGAACTCGTCAAACAGGCCAAGGGCAAGGGCGAGGACGCCAAGGTCTCGGTGCGAAACATCCGTCGTAAGGCGATGGACGAGCTGTCCCGGATCAAGAAGGACGGCGAGGCCGGCGAGGACGAGGTCGCGCGCGCCGAGAAGGATCTGGACAAGACCACCGCCACCTACACCGCTCAGATCGACGACCTGGTGAAGCACAAGGAAGGCGAGCTGCTGGAGGTCTAG
- a CDS encoding MarR family winged helix-turn-helix transcriptional regulator, producing MFDDVEDAPLGYLLNRIATALRSNITADVLEPVGLTFPQFVCLRIVDNRPGMSNAEMARFIGVSPQAMNIVVRALQDRELITRPSTVAAGRSRPTELTRAGRTLLSKTVAGIRAADDALLAGLTDGERHQFRRTLISLLPPD from the coding sequence ATGTTCGACGACGTTGAGGACGCTCCCCTGGGCTACCTGCTGAACCGCATCGCCACCGCGCTGCGCAGCAACATCACAGCCGACGTTCTCGAACCAGTGGGCCTGACGTTCCCGCAGTTCGTGTGCCTGCGCATCGTCGACAACCGGCCCGGCATGTCCAACGCCGAGATGGCGCGCTTCATCGGGGTGTCACCGCAAGCCATGAACATCGTGGTGCGCGCGCTCCAGGATCGCGAACTCATCACGCGACCGTCGACCGTCGCGGCCGGACGGTCGCGGCCCACCGAACTGACCCGGGCCGGCCGCACCCTGCTGAGCAAGACCGTCGCCGGCATCCGCGCCGCGGACGACGCCCTGTTGGCGGGCCTGACGGACGGTGAGCGCCACCAGTTCCGCCGCACGCTGATCAGCCTGTTGCCGCCCGACTGA
- the pyrH gene encoding UMP kinase yields the protein MASPDNEADNGGQGVIQAGYTRVLLKLGGEMFGGGAVGLDPDVVALVARQIAEVVRSGVQVAVVIGGGNFFRGAQLQQRGMERTRSDYMGMLGTVMNSLALQDFLEKEGIDTRVQTAITMGQVAEPYIPLRARRHLEKGRVVIFGAGMGLPYFSTDTTAAQRALEIGAEVVLMAKAVDGVFTADPREVPDAQMITTITHREVLERDLKVADATAFSLCMDNGMPMLVFNLLTEGNIARAVAGEKIGTLVASSSWMAGRAGATGDNK from the coding sequence ATGGCCAGCCCAGACAACGAGGCAGACAACGGTGGCCAGGGTGTGATCCAGGCGGGCTATACCCGAGTACTGCTCAAGCTCGGTGGCGAGATGTTCGGCGGTGGTGCGGTGGGTCTGGACCCCGACGTCGTGGCTCTCGTCGCCCGGCAGATCGCCGAGGTGGTGCGCAGCGGTGTACAGGTTGCCGTGGTCATCGGCGGCGGCAACTTCTTCCGCGGCGCGCAGCTGCAGCAGCGCGGTATGGAGCGGACCCGCAGTGACTACATGGGCATGCTCGGCACCGTGATGAACAGCCTTGCGCTGCAAGACTTCCTGGAGAAGGAAGGCATCGATACCCGCGTGCAGACCGCCATCACCATGGGGCAGGTCGCCGAACCGTACATCCCACTGCGGGCGCGTCGGCACCTGGAGAAGGGGCGCGTCGTCATCTTCGGCGCCGGCATGGGGCTGCCTTACTTCTCCACCGACACCACCGCTGCACAGCGCGCGCTGGAGATCGGTGCCGAGGTGGTGCTGATGGCCAAGGCTGTCGACGGTGTGTTCACCGCGGACCCGCGTGAGGTGCCCGACGCCCAGATGATCACCACCATCACCCATCGTGAGGTGTTGGAACGCGATCTGAAGGTCGCAGATGCCACCGCGTTCAGCCTGTGCATGGACAATGGCATGCCGATGCTGGTCTTCAATCTGCTGACCGAAGGCAACATCGCGCGGGCGGTCGCGGGTGAGAAGATCGGAACGTTGGTCGCCAGCTCGAGCTGGATGGCCGGGCGAGCGGGAGCGACGGGAGATAACAAGTGA
- a CDS encoding phosphatidate cytidylyltransferase: MTTDTAPPGEPKKTSRAGRNLPAAISVGVVLGGTVIATLLWAPQLWVALVALAVALATHEVVRRLREGGYAVPVIPLLIGGQAMIWLTWPYREAGALGAFGATVALCMIWRLLSGGLKAAPVHYTRDVSVTIFLAAWVPLFGAFTALLIYPNQGGYHEGAMQVFCMMLGVVASDIGGYTAGVLFGKHPMVPAISPKKSWEGFSGSLLFSIIVSVLSVHFLADRPLWVGVPLGIMLVITGTLGDLVESQVKRDLGIKDMGTLLPGHGGLMDRIDSILPSAVAAWLVLEVLA; the protein is encoded by the coding sequence GTGACCACCGACACCGCCCCGCCCGGGGAGCCCAAGAAGACCTCGCGCGCCGGCCGCAACCTGCCCGCGGCCATCTCCGTCGGCGTTGTCCTCGGCGGCACCGTCATCGCGACGTTGTTGTGGGCTCCGCAGCTGTGGGTGGCGCTGGTGGCTCTCGCCGTCGCCTTGGCCACCCATGAAGTGGTGCGGCGGCTGCGTGAGGGCGGCTACGCCGTCCCGGTGATTCCGCTGTTGATCGGTGGCCAGGCGATGATCTGGCTGACCTGGCCGTACCGGGAAGCCGGTGCGCTCGGTGCGTTCGGTGCGACGGTGGCGTTGTGCATGATCTGGCGGCTGTTGTCGGGCGGTCTGAAAGCCGCACCGGTCCACTACACGCGCGACGTCTCGGTGACGATCTTCCTGGCCGCCTGGGTGCCGCTGTTCGGCGCCTTCACGGCGCTGCTGATCTACCCCAACCAGGGCGGCTACCACGAAGGCGCCATGCAGGTGTTCTGCATGATGCTGGGCGTCGTGGCCTCCGACATCGGCGGCTACACGGCCGGCGTGCTGTTCGGCAAGCATCCGATGGTGCCGGCGATCAGCCCGAAGAAGTCCTGGGAGGGCTTCAGTGGGTCGCTGCTGTTCAGCATCATCGTCTCGGTGCTGTCGGTGCACTTCCTGGCCGACCGGCCGCTGTGGGTCGGCGTGCCGCTCGGCATCATGCTCGTCATCACCGGCACCCTGGGTGACCTGGTCGAATCGCAGGTCAAGCGCGACCTCGGGATCAAGGACATGGGCACTCTGCTGCCTGGTCACGGCGGTCTGATGGACCGGATCGACTCGATTCTGCCGTCTGCAGTGGCGGCGTGGCTGGTGCTGGAGGTGCTGGCCTGA
- a CDS encoding FHA domain-containing protein, protein MSLTDHAHLSDDLTVDATAIHRIIGEPLKGPAAQQKASEVRPGSGILVITRGPGPAGRFLLADAVVAAGRHPDSAVFLDDVTVSRHHAEIRWLDDEYWIIDAGSLNGTYVNGAQVQSLPLTSGDQIQIGKFRLTFTCRAQDR, encoded by the coding sequence ATGAGCCTGACCGACCACGCGCACCTCAGCGATGACCTCACCGTCGACGCCACTGCCATCCACCGCATCATCGGCGAACCGCTCAAAGGCCCTGCCGCGCAACAGAAGGCGTCCGAGGTCCGTCCAGGCTCGGGCATCCTCGTGATCACGCGCGGCCCCGGTCCGGCCGGACGGTTCCTGCTGGCGGACGCCGTCGTCGCCGCCGGCCGGCACCCCGACAGCGCTGTGTTCCTCGACGATGTCACGGTCAGCCGCCACCATGCTGAGATCCGTTGGCTGGACGACGAATACTGGATCATCGACGCCGGCAGCCTGAATGGCACCTATGTAAACGGCGCTCAAGTCCAGTCTCTGCCGCTTACCAGCGGCGACCAAATCCAGATCGGCAAGTTCCGGCTGACCTTCACCTGTCGGGCTCAAGACCGCTGA
- a CDS encoding class I SAM-dependent methyltransferase, giving the protein MTGSTDEMFEAAYRGAAPAMGARPPWSIGVPQPEIAALIDAGKVHGDVLDAGCGEAATAIYLAEHGFTTVGLDQSPTAIELARAEAARRGAHSASFEVADISDFTGYDGRFGTIIDSTLFHSMPVELRDGYQRSIVRAAAPGATYIVLVFDRGGMPAGPANPVTEDELRDVVGKYWVIDDISPARIHGNMPEGFGAPGTPGAGFADVDVRDEPTGLKSVRAWLLQAHLG; this is encoded by the coding sequence ATGACCGGATCAACTGATGAAATGTTCGAAGCCGCATACCGTGGTGCGGCCCCCGCGATGGGAGCCCGCCCGCCGTGGAGCATCGGAGTGCCGCAACCCGAGATCGCTGCGCTGATCGACGCCGGCAAGGTGCACGGCGACGTGCTCGACGCTGGATGTGGCGAAGCCGCCACCGCGATCTACCTGGCCGAGCATGGCTTCACGACGGTGGGCCTGGACCAGTCGCCGACCGCCATCGAACTGGCCCGCGCCGAAGCTGCCCGCCGCGGCGCGCACAGCGCCAGCTTCGAGGTCGCCGACATCAGTGACTTCACCGGATACGACGGTCGCTTCGGCACCATCATCGACAGCACGCTGTTCCATTCCATGCCGGTCGAGCTCCGCGACGGCTATCAGCGCTCGATCGTGCGGGCCGCCGCTCCCGGCGCCACCTACATCGTTCTCGTCTTCGACCGCGGCGGTATGCCCGCCGGCCCGGCCAATCCGGTGACCGAAGACGAGCTGCGTGACGTGGTCGGCAAGTACTGGGTGATCGACGACATTTCACCGGCCCGCATCCACGGCAACATGCCCGAGGGCTTCGGCGCACCCGGAACGCCCGGCGCCGGTTTCGCCGACGTCGATGTCAGGGACGAGCCGACCGGACTCAAGTCGGTTCGCGCCTGGCTGTTGCAGGCGCACCTGGGATAG
- the rlmN gene encoding 23S rRNA (adenine(2503)-C(2))-methyltransferase RlmN, producing MAVSLPLVFDAPRRGMPPRHLADLDADGRVSAVAELGLPKFRAKQLANQYYGRLIADPQEMTDLPAAVRTQVADALFPELITPARQVQCDAGETRKTLWRAVDGTTFESVLMRYPQRNTVCISSQAGCGMACPFCATGQGGLKRNLSTAEILEQVRAASAALRNEHFGGIAGTVGGGRLSNIVFMGMGEPLANYNRVVAAVRRITAAPPDGFGIGARSVTVSTVGLAPAIRKLADEKLGVTLALSLHTPDDELRDTLVPVNNRWKVSEVLDAARYYADVSGRRVSVEYALIRDVNDQPWRADLLGKKLHRALGPLVHVNLIPLNPTPGSEWDASPKPVEREFVRRVQAAGVSCTVRDTRGREIAAACGQLAAEG from the coding sequence ATGGCCGTTTCCCTTCCTCTGGTTTTCGATGCGCCGCGGCGCGGTATGCCGCCGCGCCACCTGGCCGACCTCGATGCCGACGGCCGCGTCTCAGCCGTCGCCGAGCTCGGATTGCCCAAATTCCGGGCCAAGCAGCTGGCCAACCAGTACTACGGCCGCCTCATTGCCGATCCGCAGGAGATGACGGATCTGCCCGCCGCGGTGCGGACACAGGTGGCTGATGCGCTGTTCCCCGAACTGATCACCCCGGCCCGTCAGGTGCAGTGCGATGCGGGGGAGACCCGCAAGACGCTGTGGCGTGCGGTGGACGGTACGACGTTCGAGTCGGTGCTGATGCGCTATCCGCAGCGCAACACGGTCTGCATCTCGTCGCAGGCGGGTTGCGGCATGGCGTGCCCGTTCTGTGCCACCGGCCAAGGCGGTCTGAAGCGGAATCTCTCGACCGCCGAGATCCTGGAGCAGGTGCGTGCCGCGTCGGCGGCATTACGAAACGAACACTTCGGTGGAATTGCCGGCACCGTCGGCGGTGGCCGGCTGTCCAACATCGTCTTCATGGGTATGGGGGAGCCGCTGGCCAACTACAACCGCGTGGTGGCGGCTGTGCGCCGGATCACCGCGGCACCGCCGGACGGCTTCGGGATCGGCGCCCGGTCGGTGACGGTCTCGACCGTCGGCCTGGCCCCGGCGATCCGCAAGCTCGCCGACGAGAAGCTGGGCGTCACGCTGGCCTTGTCGCTGCACACCCCGGACGACGAACTGCGCGACACCCTGGTGCCGGTGAACAACCGGTGGAAGGTTTCCGAAGTCCTCGACGCCGCACGGTATTACGCCGACGTGAGCGGTCGGCGGGTGTCGGTGGAGTACGCGCTGATCCGCGATGTCAACGATCAGCCTTGGCGGGCCGACCTTTTGGGCAAGAAGCTGCACAGAGCGCTCGGTCCGCTGGTGCATGTGAACCTGATTCCGTTGAACCCCACCCCGGGCAGCGAGTGGGACGCGAGCCCGAAACCTGTCGAGCGCGAATTCGTGCGCCGGGTGCAGGCGGCCGGCGTGTCATGCACGGTGCGGGATACCCGAGGGCGTGAAATCGCCGCTGCCTGTGGGCAATTGGCGGCCGAGGGCTGA